From Penaeus vannamei isolate JL-2024 chromosome 12, ASM4276789v1, whole genome shotgun sequence, the proteins below share one genomic window:
- the LOC138863499 gene encoding uncharacterized protein: MPILTEPFSHISIDLVGPISPSEGHRYILTLIDFATGFPEALPLKEIDLISAAEALMVIFSRVVTNHENGTVILSPHYSLRERFLAIELGFLLLYGRTVRGPLSVLRALWEDTTIKDDVRSSFQYVIELKDKLEECAKIAAQNAEISSSKFKSYFDLKSQDRKFSPGEEVLVLLPDNQNKLLMSWSGPYTVLECRNKMNYLIDEGGKQKLLHANLLKKYHRRATTSQPNVMDEETEQKSDIDSVIAEFGKVFSLTPCCTNTPKFDRIEIFWNIVGCLLDWCKIVSLGIRENG; the protein is encoded by the exons ATGCCCATTTTAACGGAGCCTTTCTCTCATATCTCCATTGACTTGGTAGGACCGATTTCTCCATCTGAGGGTCACCGTTACATTTTAACTTTGATAGATTTTGCGACCGGGTTCCCAGAAGCATTGCCTCTCAAAGAGATAGATTTAATATCTGCAGCTGAAGCCCTTATGGTGATTTTTTCAAGGGTCG TGACAAACCATGAGAATGGCACCGTTATCTTGTCCCCACATTATTCGCTACGCGAGAGATTCCTGGCGATCGAACTGGGTTTTCTGCTACTTTATGGACGGACAGTCCGGGGACCTCTTTCAGTCTTAAGGGCCTTGTGGGAAGACACAACCATTAAAGATGATGTTAGATCTTCCTTTCAATATGTGATTGAATTGAAAGACAAGCTGGAGGAGTGTGCTAAAATTGCAGCTCAAAATGCTGAGATTAGTTCCTCTAAATTCAAATCTTATTTTGACTTGAAATCTCAGGATAGGAAGTTTAGTCCAGGTGAGGAagttcttgttctcctccctgATAACCAAAACAAGTTGCTCATGTCTTGGAGTGGCCCTTATACTGTTCTGGAATGTCGAAATAAGATGAATTATCTTATCGATGAAGGTGGAAAACAGAAGTTGCTTCATGCTAACCTTCTTAAGAAGTATCATAGGAGAGCAACAACTTCCCAACCTAATGTTATGGACGAGGAAA CAGAACAGAAATCAGATATTGATTCAGTAATTGCAGAGTTTGGAAAGGTATTTTCATTAACTCCATGTTGCACAAACACCCCTAAATTTGATAGAATTGAGATCTTTTGGAATATTGTCGGATGCCTTTTGGATTGGTGTAAAATTGTTAGCCttggaataagagaaaatggcTAG
- the LOC138863500 gene encoding uncharacterized protein, protein MADLNFDVLKAQAEELGLKGNDIAQYVISQQTLAREERAKEREFQKEQLEAEKERVKLEHELQMVRLNNSDSSLNPVFFYGASRPSLPVFKDGEDITSYLIRFERIANLLNFKEETYAIRLGSLLTRKAVDIYTSLPPETTADYQLLKKALLRAYSKTPASYRNDFRTAKIKSGETYEQFAIRLGRLFDYWVDSHNITKDYASLRDFMLLDQLMSSISPDLRVFVKEHNVSSLADAVSLSDNWSFAHSAYPRSYQSSEQGKRSVAPKPQTPVQSALRRDFSSVKCHGCGDIGHIRSRCPKNPLAYKQYHPIPTHKVGFCLYDRENSKFMTAGTVNGAWVSTVLRDTGCTCVIVSHKVLPDVDLSRADLVGIEDYLGRVDYFPKTKCYLNCPYFKGWIDVVRAPIKFCSVLIGNVPGVYSPKLSPDSEVTERSNVPLDYSCAIQTRSSKVKRVHPLVLPEIDPLKVTPEDFAKLQAECHSLTKFWEKVKSKEHDKMRDGTVFKFEQINGLLYRTCVASKHCERVGKSSLVVPSKCRAIILAVGHESPLAGHFSHRKSEMRIRDHFYSPNMGAEIRDFCKSCDVSKDVK, encoded by the coding sequence atggcagatcTTAATTTTGATGTTTTAAAAGCTCAGGCTGAGGAACTTGGCCTTAAAGGAAATGATATTGCTCAGTATGTCATCAGTCAACAGACACTTGCacgggaggagagagcaaaagaaagagaatttcagaaagagcaattagaggcagagaaagagagagttaaactgGAACATGAGCTTCAGATGGTTCGGTTAAACAATTCTGATAGTTCATTAAATCCTGTATTTTTTTATGGCGCTTCACGCCCTAGTTTACCAGTCTTTAAAGATGGAGAAGACATCACTTCATACTTAATTAGATTTGAGCGCATTGCTAACTTGTTAAATTTTAAAGAAGAAACTTATGCTATCAGATTGGGAAGTTTATTAACAAGAAAGGCTGTTGATATATACACCTCACTGCCTCCAGAAACAACAGCCGATTACCAGTTATTAAAGAAAGCTCTCTTAAGGGCTTATAGTAAAACTCCCGCCAGTTACAGGAATGATTTTAGGACTGCTAAAATAAAAAGTGGTGAAACATATGAACAGTTTGCTATCAGGCTTGGACGATTGTTTGACTATTGGGTCGATTCGCATAATATCACCAAAGATTATGCATCTCTtcgtgattttatgttgttagaTCAACTAATGTCTTCTATCTCCCCAGATCTGCGTGTTTTTGTAAAGGAGCATAACGTCTCCTCCTTAGCTGATGCGGTAAGCCTGTCAGATAATTGGTCATTTGCTCATAGTGCTTACCCCAGGTCATATCAATCATCTGAACAAGGTAAGAGAAGTGTGGCTCCGAAGCCCCAAACTCCAGTCCAATCAGCTCTTAGAAGGGATTTTTCTTCTGTTAAATGTCATGGGTGTGGTGATATTGGACATATTAGATCTCGCTGTCCTAAAAATCCCCTAGCGTACAAGCAATATCACCCAATTCCAACTCACAAAGTCGGATTTTGTCTATATGACAGGGAAAATTCAAAGTTCATGACAGCTGGTACAGTGAATGGGGCTTGGGTATCCACAGTTCTCAGAGATACGGGGTGCACATGTGTTATTGTATCTCACAAGGTGTTACCAGATGTTGATCTTTCTAGGGCTGATCTGGTGGGGATCGAAGATTATTTAGGCCGGGTGGATTACTTCCCCAAAACTAAATGCTACCTGAATTGTCCCTATTTTAAAGGTTGGATTGATGTGGTGCGAGCACCAATTAAATTCTGTAGCGTCCTGATTGGAAATGTACCAGGGGTATATAGTCCCAAATTATCTCCAGATTCTGAGGTAACTGAACGTTCAAATGTCCCTCTTGATTATTCCTGTGCCATTCAGACTAGATCCTCCAAAGTAAAAAGGGTTCACCCTTTAGTGTTGCCGGAGATCGATCCTCTTAAAGTAACTCCTGAAGACTTTGCAAAATTGCAGGCAGAATGTCATTCTCTCActaaattttgggaaaaagtaaAGTCTAAAGAACATGATAAGATGCGTGATGGTACGGTATTTAAGTTTGAGCAAATAAATGGTTTGCTGTACCGTACATGTGTTGCTTCAAAGCACTGTGAAAGAGTTGGTAAATCTTCTCTGGTAGTACCCAGTAAATGTAGAGCAATCATTCTCGCAGTAGGTCATGAGAGCCCCTTAGCCGGTCATTTCTCCCATCGGAAATCAGAAATGCGTATTAGGGACCATTTCTATTCGCCAAACATGGGAGCTGAAATCCGAGACTTTTGTAAGTCTTGCGACGTGTCAAAGGATGTCAAGTAG